The window tttttgttggtgtaATCAAGATTGGATAAAGATTGAATTTTGATAATTGGGTATTGATAAAGATTTGATTTTGTGATCTGGGGTTGATTTTTTGGTCCTAAATCTTCAGTTATGGCTAAGAGTCTTGATAAATGGAGGGATTATTTTAGGACAGCAAATTCAGATATATTTGATATAATTGAGCATGCAGTTATGGTAGCAGCTGTTGATTGTCCAAAAGAGTTTAAATTAAGAAGAGATAGAATTGCTGAAATGTTATTTACTTGTAAATTCACTATGTGTTTTGGTTGTGATAAAGTTGAATTAAGTGTACCAATTGTTGCtgctaatgatgatgatgatgaaaaaaAGGTTAAGAGTGAAAATGAGTTTGGTGGTGTTAGTAAAGAGAGCAAAGCTAATAGTAGTATTGATCAACATGTTGAAAATAAGAGTAATTTTAGTTATGGTGAAGCTGAGGCATTAACTGAGGAAATTGAAGAAGAAACACAAACTTTTGGTGAGGTTATGAGGATCAAAGATGTTATTGATCACAGCCAAGCTGAGGTGAATTTCTATTAACTTTTAATTATACAGTTCATTTGAAGTATTTTTGATGTATTTGGATTTGTTTACACAATAATTGGCCTATGTCTCTTGCCGATATACATAGATTATACACTGTTATACAAATACTATACATGGATTTGAAGTATTTTGCTGTATTTGGATTTGTTTAGTCAATAATTGGACTTTGTGTAGATGAATTTGAAGTTTCTTTTGTTATGGGGTTGATCAGGAGGAAGAGTCTTTTATAATTGAGCTTAAATGTTGTtagtttttttaaaatatttggtGTTGACTGACATAACAGTGGGGACTTATGTGGTTGAATTTGTTGTCCATTCTATTTTATGTACTAGTGTCTATAACTGGAAATCTTTATGCTTTTCATATCTATTAACTTGTGATTAGTACTCCATTGGAATTATTTTTGCTGTATTTGGATTTGTTTACTCAACAATTGGACTGTCTATAAGTAGATTTTAAAGTTCTATTTTTAGGATTATTAGACACTAGGAAGAAGAATCGCTGATAATTGAGCTTAAATGTTGTTGGTTTTTTCAGAACTTCTGGTGTTGTCTGACATAACAATGGTGACTTTTGTGGTTGAATTTCATGACCATTGTATTTTCTGTACTAGTGTCTATAACTGGAAACCTTTATGCTTTTCATTTCCTTTTTCCCCCTTTTGTTCTTTTGATCTAGTTGAACAAGGCTGTTGCTTTCTTTAGCTTTAAAAAAATGTATTGAAACTACTTTTTGATTTCTATCGTTTGCAATTTCACTTGCATAGTTGAGGGAATTAGTTAGTTTTGGGTATTCTGTAATAATCTGGTTTTGATTGATTGTTCTTTCGACAGTCTGGAGAGTTATTTGAGTGCTTAAGAAGGCTTCAACTAATGGCTTTGTCTGTGGAGACCTTGAAGGTTTGATCTTTTGCCACCTCCAGAATTTCATCCGCCATTTGTTTTGATATTGCAGTTTTAATTCTTTAATCTCATTTCGCATTTTCTTTTGGGCGTAATTAATTGTTTCTATGTTTCAGGCCACAGAGATTGGAAAGTCAGTTAATTCTCTCAGAAAGCACAACTCAAAGGATATTCGGCATCTATCCCGGACATTGATTGAGTAAGGAATTCTCTCTTTATTGCTGAAATAACTGCAAAATTATGAATAACATGAACACACAACGTGGTTCTAGTAATCTGAAATGGGGTATCTTTAACGTTACTAAATTTGTTATTTTCGCATAGGTTTGAACTTTGTCTTTGAGTCGAACTAACTTGTCATATTGGTGGCTCTGACAGCTTGCTTTGTCGCTTGTAGTTTTAAGCTATTATTACTTTTTAATGCTTGCTGCTATTTGTTGTTTATCATATAAATGATGGGTACATGATAGATTAATTATCAACTTATAGTAATGATGGTCATCACTTTATTCATTCAGTGCTTTGCAAAATTTCTGTTTTGTATCCCTTATTGTTTATCTATGCAACTTGCTGATTTACTGTTTCATAGCTGATTGTTGATCGCATTTTTATGGACCACAGGGATTGGAAGGTCTTGGTAGATGAATGGGTGAATGTTACTGCAACCTTTGCAGGTAATTGTTTTAGAGTTTCTCTTGCTCCCTTCAAAATAATAGCCAACAagtgtatattttttgtatattgctGTATATTTTTTGAATATTTGGCTAGAAAATGTAATTATTTTTGGTCGATAAATATTTAACTTGcccaaaaaaaattattctctATGTTTTCATTTGCAATTCTGAGCTGAAGTTTGAACTGATTTATTACTTGATTAAAGGTACCGAAAGCACTCCAGAGTCTATGAAAGCATCTGTTGTTGATCACGAGGAGGAAGGACTTCCTTCCCCACCTTTAGATGACTTAACTTTCTTTTATGCTCAGACCACTGGAATTGAGTTGTCACAAGTATAACCAACTTCCtctcttcgattttttttttttttgctttggggGTTGCGGCTGACTTGTTTTCTCTTTGTTGTTTGTGTGAACAATGAAGTTCTTTGATGGCATGGATGATGATGGAAGTGAGTAGAATTTGTGTCCATATTCTTTCAATAAATCTTTGCTATTCGGTTCTTTATTCGGATTCCCCACTATATATTGTTTTGATTGGGGATTTTATTTCAGATCCTCGCAACAGTGGGGAATTCAATGAGAACCGTGGAAATGGCAGAAAGCCATCTCTGGATAAGCCTCGAAACAGTTTCGATGCTGCTTTGAAAGAGAGGAAGGGTGAACAACAAAAGAAACAGGAAGCTGTAATCAAGAAACAAACAACGATTGTCAAACCAAATAAGCCATCTGGAGGTAACTCTGGGCCTGGAAGACCAATAAAACCAGCCTCAGAACAGAAGCTCAAGATTAACGAGACGAATTTCGAGCAGAAATCTGATAAAGGCACACTTCAGAAGAGGCCTGTGCCGTCTCAACAAAACGTGAGTATCTAAAAAGGAAGGCAGTTCTCTTGTGATTCGTGTAAAGCTCCGATCTCTATCTAATTGTGCATAATTTCATCGTATAGAAATTTAGACGCTCAGATGAGGATGCAGTTCAAGTCAAACTCGAGGCTACAAAGAGAAAGCTCCAGGAACGGTACCAAGAAGCTGAAAACGGTTGGTCCTCTGCTCCTCTTTAAACTTAGTGTATAttaatgtatattatatgtatacaatAGTATATtaaatgtatatttatacttaatacaCAAGACATATACTTTTTCTGGCTATTATTTTCTTGGACGGTCCAAAATGGTAATTAAACCTATATATATTTTGTGTTTGGTTTCTTATGAAAACATTGAAATCAATTGATTTCATGACTATGAGGTTTGTTTGTGATCTGAATGTATTTTATGATTGTCCTTCAGCCAAGAGGCAGCGGACAATACAGGTTATGGAGTTGAATGATATCCCGAAGAAGGGCCCAATCCAAGGTCTTGGCCTTAAGAATTCTCATATGAGACCTGGCAACAATAACCGGCATTGGGCAAATGGACGTCGCTGAATTGATTTCAACAGACTGTCTCAATAAGATTTCTAGTTTCTTCCACCTCAGCTGAGTAAATTCTCAACTTGCTGTGGAAACAGAGGGATCTCATCTAATTGACCTCAACAGTAGGCCACTCTCAAATCGGGAGAGCATCGGAGTTACATTTATGCTTAGATAAACATTTTCTTGGACCTAAAGTGCAGGGTTTGCGCGTTTTGGTCTAATTCTTTTTTGATCTTTAGGAGTGACATAATATCGACCGTTTTGGATGAACCATCTTTTGAGCATTAACATTATGCTTTCATAGAAATACCCTGACTGTAAATTTGCACAGAATAAGTACATTTTCATTTTGGATCAGAACACTGAAACATTGATTAGAGTTATAAAATGATGGTTACATTCTGGTTATATGTGACAATTGGTATGGTTTTTTTTATTTATGCTAATGCTGATTGTTGACTTTATTGGTTTTGGATAAGGATTTGTGAAAAGGTATTCATTTTATTGGTTGTTAGATTGGTCAGGGCTTTGAATACCCTTGTTATCAGTAAAGCAAGTGGGGTTGGATGATCTTTAGGTAGGGACACATCTTTTAGAGATTTGGTTGTTGCTTTGGAAAATGGTGGATAAGCAACACCAAATGATGTGGACACATGGTAAGTGCATTTAATTTTATACTATTAGCCAACAACGATACATGCAGTGTAATATCATAAGGGGGTACACTGCATAAGTGGGTTTGGTGTGGGTACAGTATATGCAGACCTTACTCTTACATTTTAAGGAATTTTAAGGAGAGGTTTTCTCTTACATTTTAAGGAGAGGTTTTCGAAAGATAACTTTATACTTTTCTATCTGGTTTTTAATGTTTTTTTTACGTTCtttttaaaaaatagtagttttAATTATACAACTAGAAAACTACTCTTTTCTGGTTAAACATCTCACTTAATTAACACTTCACTAGTCGAAACTATCAGGATATATTTGACAAAAAATACtaaatgactttttttttttgtttttcaaaacATTGGATATTTTAAAACAAATTGAGTTTGCTTAGTAATCCGAGATGATAAGTATTCATTTTttgagtttttattttattttacttggaGCCGTTTCGGCATAATATTTTTTAgaagttatttttttttcttaaaaaataaaaacatgttTAGTTATACATTGTGTTAAATTCACtccaaactttaaaaaaaaaaagttcaacttTGAAATGCCGGTtcaaaccaatttttttttttttttaaataaatggaGCTTTATTATTTTTTCTAGTGAAGTAAATGTCAACACAATTTTAATTTGGGCCTCGAATAGGAGGGAGCAATGCTTTGGATCCTCCCTGCTTACAAATATGAATGGACTAGAAAAGAGCTTGATTCTATATCCGGGTGACCGATCATTTAAAtttaacttgattttttttttttcaagtatcACTCAATTCATCTCTTAATGTTTACTTAATTTAAGCTTTATTTAATGATAATTTAGAAGAATATTTATACAATTATTAAGATTTGGGGACTTACTTTGTACAAGAGTTTGTGGATGTTAAACATTTGGTTGTTCAAATTTGAGAAGATTTTTACACGTCTCTTTAGAGCCTTAATATGTCATTAAACTTGCCTTAGCACTAAGCACTTGGCAGAGCAATAATAAAAGTAGTAGAAGACAATTTGTTTTCAACAGAGAGTTGGTGATTTTATGGGAAAAGCCAAAGTGGATCCCACTTATTGCCTTTACAAAACCACTGTCCTCCCAACACCTCACCTTATCACTAATTTAAAATACTAATAAGTGGATGTATTATTATGAGACATTTAATTTGGTGATTTAAATGTATTGCATACTAATAAtaagaaaaaaaagggaaaattaatactctctccgtttcattTTAGTTGTCATGTATGTTAAAAATAGTCATCACAAAATATTTATCGTTTTAAACAATTAAGAGAGGATtaatcttttaattttttttaaccttTAGAATCCGTTCAAAAGCATGTAAATagattaagaaaataaagaattaATTGGGGGTAAAATAGTTAAATTGTTCTTCTTATTAATACTTCGTTAATAGGCGTGTAAAATCTTATCCTAACAACTAAATGGGAACAAAGATATGATAAATATGTCCACAAAATATACATACTAAATATATTTAACCTTTGCAAGTAAATAATACCTGTAAACAAAGTATtgctaacattttttttttcacttaaaATTGAGAAACAGTATAAGAACTTAACTTAAAAAGAGTTATATACAAATTTAAAGTTGTTACATTATATGATAATTCAATTCTGAAAAATCTAGAAACAACTTTATAGTAGTGATCCATATACTTCTTTTTTAACtttgaaaaataataaataatgttAGTAGTGTGTTCTTTGTTGAGATTGACTCTACTCTTCAATGAAATCATTGAATCATGTTACTTCAAAGAGTAAAcaaataaaagataaaaatatTCTAAAGTCTAGACGCATTTATTGACTTTTTCTAGGGGATTGAATAAGGAATTTGGCCCCACAAGTTTATATTCATCCCTAACTTCCCTGCAAAATATTCATCAATCAAGTACATTTCGTCCACATGGTAAAACACAATACATAATGCCATAATAAATTTTTCATTCACGTATCCAAGGTCTCTTTTTCAAATGGATATCTTTGTTGACCTTTTTGTTTTACTTACTTTTTTCAAACTAGTTCTTTTTTGAGGAAGTATAGACTCCGTCTTTAGTTTCCAATGGTATGCTCTTTAGTTATTTCTAGTAATTTTCTTGTTCAACAGAAACACAAGTAcagatcagtgttttaaaaggcgggggcgtaaggcgaggcgttttatgtctgcctcagcgaggcgtaagccccgaggcacgaggcgtaagcctcatgggacttcaatttttagtattttataaaatgatataattataataaatacttttaaattggttaaataacgtaaaaatttgaagaaaacaataaataagtgatatatatatatacacacacatatacatactccacccccacaaaaacactaattagaacaatctattatacgtacttacaagtataagtgactgctcgttacttttttgagatagtagaagacaagataaataattggaaaataacatatattaggcattctagcaataaaaaaaggtcttgacttttaaatttaatgtttcagttcctttttaaaatatttgagtaattacatgttgacttttgaaaatttgggcattatactaaggacttatttaacaaatttcgttttagtttgaagaagttttctggacttacgccccaacaaaaaaaaactcgccccaaacgcctaggcttacgccccaacaaaaaaagaactcgccccaaacgcctgggcgtacgccccaaattgctgggcgtacgcctttggggacttgcgccccgacccatcgccccgaggcatttttggtacgccccgccccggggctcgccccgaggctcgcctcaaaaacgccttttaaaacactggtacaGATATAAAATAATGAGAAATTAGTTCTTGCAAGCTAAGTAAGTTTATTATGGAGGACTACCAAATTTTGGGAAACCAACTAGATGGGAGGTGGTGacattgtttaccccgaattcgggtaatcaattaaatttataggtgggtataggatatgtgttttgcTCTTGATGTGTACTAGGCAAAGTAAACAAAATATTTGAAGGTTAGCGATATATATAGGTTTGTGAGCAATGTACGATACTTGATAGATGAAATGCGCTAATCACAATAACGGGCGGCCTTGGCCGAATTAAATGATGAAAGAATTAGTATGCAAGAGTTcctctattacaaatgttcttggaaagtaagaagagcccaacccttacaaaggagggggatgtgttctatttatagtggtgcctctatgggcctcttcccatacaaatgattagaataataataaaaaggacagctctgagcagatttggtgggattaggttggccgtacgatctgacgcacgcatggttggtggttgaccatggcaggacgctatcgaTGCGTGGCAACCGCataacggatctcccggatcaacggccacgatcaaacggactgacggctatgatcaaacggaccagcggccacgatcaattcggaccaacgaccacgatcaattcggaccaatggtcacgaatgctcgggtcaccgggcttggtcgttccaatgacgaagaaggcagatcagtcggtcccctcgctccaccggtttgcctcgcatccggtttttaccgtatacagatagccccacacttcccggatctccgatctatcggagtaacggggagtggataacttccgaaaccggtggccctgtcagctcgtcgttaccttcttatttcttcgttttgaatgtttgccattatttttgtcatgatcgttggtccgttttaggacaggtcgactcatagtcgttaattcaccgtgcccgtgggacttatccgatgcttcataagttcagatgtctccgaattacgataggcattttctttagggtcagtattttttcaaccttggcaaagtttttgatgtaacagtccccgttttgggggaatttgccgagctttggcttgggtcattgtgaccttgccgcctttgtcgaatttcgggcacaatcctcgatatagagtatgtgagtggggcagtgccggaatacggcggttatcatcggggcgaagtcctttt is drawn from Lycium barbarum isolate Lr01 chromosome 8, ASM1917538v2, whole genome shotgun sequence and contains these coding sequences:
- the LOC132607333 gene encoding probable mediator of RNA polymerase II transcription subunit 26b, which produces MAKSLDKWRDYFRTANSDIFDIIEHAVMVAAVDCPKEFKLRRDRIAEMLFTCKFTMCFGCDKVELSVPIVAANDDDDEKKVKSENEFGGVSKESKANSSIDQHVENKSNFSYGEAEALTEEIEEETQTFGEVMRIKDVIDHSQAESGELFECLRRLQLMALSVETLKATEIGKSVNSLRKHNSKDIRHLSRTLIEDWKVLVDEWVNVTATFAGTESTPESMKASVVDHEEEGLPSPPLDDLTFFYAQTTGIELSQFFDGMDDDGNPRNSGEFNENRGNGRKPSLDKPRNSFDAALKERKGEQQKKQEAVIKKQTTIVKPNKPSGGNSGPGRPIKPASEQKLKINETNFEQKSDKGTLQKRPVPSQQNKFRRSDEDAVQVKLEATKRKLQERYQEAENAKRQRTIQVMELNDIPKKGPIQGLGLKNSHMRPGNNNRHWANGRR